AATTCAGAACCAGACATGGAAAAGAAGGGTACCTGGGCCTCACCGGCCATGGCCTTGGCCAGGAGGGTTTTCCCGGTCCCCGGAGGTCCTACTAGAATAACGCCTTTGGGAATCTTGGCGCCCAGTTTGGTGAACGCCTCGGGGCTTTTAAGAAAATCCACCACCTCTTTTACTTCCATGGCGGCCTCCTCCAGACCAGCCACATCATTAAAGGTGATTTTGCTTTTATGCTCTTTGTCAAAGAGCATGGCTTTAGACTTCCCGAAACTGAAAATAGAGCTTCCGCCCCCAGCCCCGGCGTTCCGCATCAAAAACTGCCAGAACATGACCATCAGAAAAATAGGGAAGAGCCATAGGATCATATTGCCAAACCAGTTTTCCTGTTTAATGTAAACCACTTCCACCCGCTGGTCTAAGGGCACTCCCTGCTGGGCCTGCTCCAGGTTATGCTCAAAGCTTTCCACCGACCCAATGGTTAGGGAATAGTGGGGACCCGGGGCCGCTTGCTTGGCGTTGCCTGGTTTCATGACGTCTTTGAAAGGAAGGCTGTCGGCAAACTCCTTTTTGATGAAGATGTTGGCCTCCTCGCCGTTGATGACCTCAATCTTATCAATGGCCTTGCGGCTGAGCATGTACTTCTCCACCTCCAGCCAGGAGGTTGCCTGCCTGGCCGAATTGCCCGAGTTATACATGGTGAAAATCAAAATACCCATGAACAGCACATACAGCATCATAGGAGACACCCGGGATTGGGGCGGCTTGTTGGGAGTTGGGTCTGTATGGGGAGTTGGATCTGCCACGGTATTACGGTAAGCCCTATATTCTTTTACTTCTTCTACCATTAAGTGGATGTGGGTTTTGGCTTATTTTGCTAAATTTTTCGTCCTTTTTCAGCTTGGGTTCAGGTTATAGGCAAAGGAAGGAAAAGCGTTGAAGGTAAAGGAGATAGGTGGGTGAGAGGAGTGTGAGAATTCCTTTTTTTACGGCCGTAGGTGGCAGTGCCGGAAGGATAAATAGAGGTGAATTACATAGAAGGCACAGGTCAGGAACTGATTCTTATCAGCTTTTATAAGTCCCGTAATGCCTTACTTTGGGGGCACGGCCTATGGCACAACCCAATCGCCCGAAAATGATAACAGAACAACTCCTGAACCCGCGCAGCATTGCCATTATAGGCGCCTCTAATGATATCTCTAAACCCGGCGGGAAAGTGCTACACAACATCCTTGCCCACGGCTTTGAGGGACAGCTTTATGGCGTGAACCCCAAAGAGCAGCAGGTGCAGGGAATAGCCTGCTACCCCGCCTGTGCGGCTTTGCCGGAGGTGGACCTGGCCATTATTGCGGTGGCCGCCCAGTACGTAGAAGAGGCCCTGAGCACCCTGGCCTTTGAGAAGAACTGTAAAGCGTTTATCCTGTTTTCAGCGGGTTTCAGTGAAACCGGGCCCCAAGGGGAAGCCCTGGAAAAACGGTGCGTGGAGATTGTGAATGCCGTGGGCGGTACGCTGATTGGGCCCAACTGTATTGGGGTGCTGACCCAGAAATACAAAGGCGTTTTTGCCGGCCCGGTCCCCGAGTATGATGCCATGGGCTGTGACTGCGTATCGGCCTCTGGGGCCACCATGGTGTATTTGCTGGAGATGGCTATCCCGAGGGGATTGAAATTCAGAGATATCTTCTCAGTTGGCAACAGTGCCCAAATTGGGGTGGAAGACGTACTGCAGTACTGGGACGAAACCTTTGATCCCGAGACCAGCTCCCGGGTCAAGCTCCTGTACATGGAGCAGATTGCGGACCCGAAGCGGTTCCTGAAACATGCCTGGTCTCTGGTGCAGAAAGGCTGCCGGATTGCGGCCATCAAGGCAGGAAGTACCGAGGCAGGTTCCAGGGCAGTGTCTTCGCACACGGGCGCCCTGGCCGGCTCTAATACCGCCGTGAGTGCGCTGTTCCGGAAGGCGGGCATTATCCGGTGTTACAGCCGCATTGAACTGGTGTACGTAGCGGCTATCTTTTCCATTAAACCCTTAAAAGGCGACCGCCTGGCCGTCATCACCCACGCGGGCGGACCGGGCGTGATGCTCACCGATATTCTGGTGAAAGGCGGCATGCAGGTTCCGCACCTGGAAGGGCCCAAAGCAGACGCCTTGCTCTCCAGATTGTACCCGGGGTCTTCGGTGGCTAACCCCATTGATTTCCTGGCCACCGGCAACGCCACGCAACTGGGCGAGATTCTGGACTTCGTGGAAAATGAATTTGACGAGATTGACGGCGCCGTGGTGGTGTTTGGTACTACCGGTATGTGGCGGGTGGACGACGTGTACCAGGTATTGCATGAAAAAATAAGGTCCTGCCGGAAGCCTATCTTCCCAATACTTCCCTCGGCTATTCAAGCCGCCGAAGAAGTAAGCCATTTCCAGGCCATGGGGCACGTGAATTTCACTGATGAAGTCAGCTTTGGCTACGTGTTAACCCGGGTGAACAAGATGCAGCCCCTTTACCCAGACCCGGTCTTGCCCGCGGTAGATACCCAAAAGATAAGGCAAATAGTGGAGAAGAATCCTGCCGGGTATTTATCCCCGGCCCAGGTCTTTGAACTGCTGGAGGCGGCTGGAATCGTTACTGTGCGGCAAGCAACGGTCATGTCTAAAGAGGCAGCCATAGCGCAGGGAGAGGCTATAGGGTTTCCATTGGTCATGAAAGTGGTAGGTCCGGTTCACAAATCAGATATGGGCGGTGTGGTCACCGGGGTTAAAAGTCCGGAAGAAGTGGCCAACACCTATGCTACCCTCATGAGCCTGGAAGGAGTAGAAGGCGTCTTGCTGCAGCAACAGGTCAGGGGCATTGAAGTCTACATGGGCGCCAAGGCAGAAGACGCCTACGGCCACCAGATCCTGTGCGGCCTGGGCGGGATCTTTGTAGAGGTTTTCAAGGATGTGTCCGCGGCCCTGGCCCCCGTAGGGAGAGAAGAAGCCACCCGCATGATCAGGCGCCTGAAATCCTACCCTATCATTCAGGGAGTGCGGGGCAAGGAAGGCGTGAGCGAGGAATTACTGGTGGCTACCCTTATGAAGCTGAGTGCCCTGCTCCAGGCCGCCCCAGAAATAACCGAGATGGACATAAACCCCTTACTGGGCACCCCACAGGCTTTAGTGGCCGTGGACGCCAGAATCCTGATTGGGTGACCTTTGAAAAGACTTACTAATCCGATTTCTGTTTTGAGGCTGCTTTCAGGAAAACAGCTCCAAAACAGAAATTCTCCCCGTTTCTGACCTGACTAATCAAAACGCCTCCGTAACAAGTTTACTTTTTAGTCATGCTTTCTATTATAACTGTTAAATGGTTTTATAAGCCTGCTAAAGGATGTATGCCGCAATGAAATTACTTTCCGTTTTGGGCGTGTTTTCTGGAAAACAGGCCCAAAACGGAAAGAAGGAAAAGCACCAGCGGACGATTTTTCCTGAGTTAAATGGGTTTAGCGGTAAATGATGAAAACGGGAATCGGCTGTCAGGTAGCAATCTGACAGCCGATTCTAGGAAAGACAAAAACTAAGATTGGCCTAGGAGTTAGATCACCTCCAGGGCCTTGTACCTTAGGTTCCAGTATTGGGGCTCCGTGTCTTCCGTTTTCTGTAGCCAGTAATCCTGGGTTACCTTTCTGCCATCAAAGGTTTTAAGCCGGCGCTCAAACACGTAAGTAGTAGGGTTAAACACCATATCCGTTACGGCCACGGTATAAAGGGTGGGGTCTGTTTCGGCTTTCTTCTTTTCTTCCTCAATCACCACCTCAAACCCATTATGCTCCAGCAGGTCTTTTAAGAAGCCTTTCCGGCCTTCATTTACCTGCTTTTCCACAAATGTGACTCTGGTTTCTCCTATGCTTCCAAAAGCATGTTTTCCTTCTAGTGCCATAGCTTTTTAGTTAAAGACGCCGCTTAATTCAAAGATGTAGTCATACAATGGGCTGTAGAGCCCTAGCACCAGAATGCCAATCACGGTTATGGTCAGGCCGAGGCGCATGTAGATTTTGTTCTGGAACAAGGGAATGGGGTTGTCGCTTTTGCGCAGGAACATGGCCCGTACCACCAGCAGGTAATAGAATAGGGAGATAGTCACGTTTACCACCGCCAGGAACACCAGCAGGTAATAACCCTCACTGGCCGCCGCCGTGAACAGGAAGAACTTGCCAAAGAAGCCGGCCACGGGCGGAATACCAGCCAACGAGAAAAGGGCCAGCATCATGACCAGACTCAGTTTAGGGTTGGTGCGGTAGAGGCCATTGTAATCGTCCATGTTCTCCTTGCCAGTTTGCAGCGAAATGGCCTGCACCACCCCAAAGGCGGCCAGGTTAGAGAAGATGTAGATCATTACAAAGTACACCACCGTGGCAGTACCTAACTGCGTGCCCGTGATCAAGCCCAGCAGAATAAAACCAGCCTGCGAGATAGACGAGAAAGCCAGGAATCGTTTCATGTTCTGCTGGCGCAGGGCAAACAGGTTGCCCAGGAACATGGTGGCCAGGGCCACTACGTAAATCAGGTTTTCCCATACCGGCATGAGTGGCTTCAGCACGGTGAAGAGCAAGATCATTAAGATGAACGCCGCCGCTCCTTTGGAGATGGCCGATAGGTAAGAGGCCACGCTGATAGGGGCTCCTTCGTACACATCGGCGGTCCAGAAATGGAACGGTACCAGGGAGATTTTAAAGGCCAGCCCGGCAAAGAACAGCACAAAGCCCAGCACCGACAGGTGAGCGGTAGTGATGACCTGCGCCACGTCATTGAAATAGATGGAGCCGGTGGTGGCATAGAGCATGGAAATTCCGAACAGAGACACCCCGGAGGCCAGCGCTGCCGACAGAATCAGTTTAATCCCTGCTTCACTTGAGCTTCGCTTCATCAATTCATAAGAAGCCAAGGCAGCTACCGGCAGGGTGGACAACTCCAACCCAATGTAGAACATCAGGAAGTCACCAGCGGAGATCATGAAATACATGCCCAGCAGCGAAAAGAACAGGAGAATGAAAAACTCGGTGCCCCGGTTCTGTTTCACAATCTTTTCCTGCAGCCAGTCCGCAGACTGTAACAAGAGCACTAATACCCCAATGTTCAGGACGTTTTTAAAGAAATGGATGAGGCTGTTGGTCCGGAACATGCCCCCAAACAAGCTGTCTTCAGCTATTGGCAGAAACCCCAGCGCGGTATGCACCCCAAACAGGAGAATGGCTAAATGCACGGTGCTGCTTTTCCTGTGGGAAGGAATAAAAATCTCAGCTATTACCAGGAGCAGGGCTATCCCTAGTAATAATACTTCCTGCCGCATGAGTAAAAGGCTACTTGTATCCATTGCCGTAACTGTTAAGAATTAAAGAACCCCCTGAATGAAGGGTTGAATGCTTTTGGTGATCATTTCGCTTAACCAGAATGGCGCCACGCCAATCGCTACTATCGGGATAAGCAATAATAGAATGCCCGTGGTCTCATACCAGGTAGCCTGGGGCAGGTCATTGAATTCAGGGTTTTTCACCGGCCCCATGAGCATGATGCCTACCACCCGCAGAATGTACACGGCGGTGATCACAATGGCAGACACTGATAAGATAGTGGCCACCCGGTAAAACATCTCTTCCCGCTGGAACGCGCCCACAAAGATGTTCATCTCGGCCACAAAGCCACTGAACCCTGGTAAGCCCAGAGAGGCCATGCCCGCAATCACGTAGATCACCGAGATGAACGGAATCACCTTTAAGAGTCCGCCCAGTTTGGTAATATCCCGGGTGTGGGTTCTGGAGTAGATCATGCCAATCAAGGCAAAGAAAAGGGCCGTCATAAACCCATGCGACAGGGACTGCAGAATAGCGCCGTTCCAGGCCGTCTTGTTAAGCATAAGCAGGGAAAACAACACCATGCCCAGGTGACTCACCGAAGAGTAGGCGTTGATGTACTTCAGGTCGGTTTGTTTAATGGCCGCAAAGGCCCCGTACACCACCCCGGTGGCTGATAAAATGATGAAGAACCAGGACCATTCAATAGCACCGGCAGGCAGCAGGAACATGGCAACCCTGAAGACCCCGTACCCCCCCAGCTTCATCAGTACGCCGGCATGCAGCATAGACACCGCGGTAGGGGCAGAGGCGTGGCCGTCTGGCGACCAGGTATGGAAGGGAAACAGGGCGCCCAATACGGCAAAGCCGATAAACGTCAAGGGGAAGAACAGCCGCTGCGCCTCTACCGGAATGCTCACTTTGGCAATCTCCAGAATATTGAAGGTTAAGGGGCCGCCGTCGGCATTGGAGTTGAAGTAAATACCCAAAATCCCTACCATCAGCACCGCAGAGGCACCCATCAGCATCAGGGTCAGTTTCATGGCCGAGTATTCCTTAGGGCCAGAGCCCCAGATGCCAATGAGCAGGTACATCGGGATCACCGCAATCTCATAGAACACGAACATAGTAAACAGGTCTATAGAAATAAAGAACCCATACACCCCGGTAGACAAAACCAGCAGCGAGATGAAGAATTCTTTGGGCAGCTCCTCTATTTCCCAGGAGATGAACACCCCCGCCAAGACAATAATGGCGGTGAGCAGAATCAAGGCCACGGAGATTCCGTCTACCCCAATAGAGTAATGGATATTGAAGTGCCGGAACCAGACCTCGTCACGGGTGAAGAGCATCACGCTTTCATTTACTGCCCTTTCCTGAATATAGGCATAGAGTAAATGAATGGCCATACCAAGTTGAATAAGGCTGCCCACCATAGACACCAGGCGGGCCCGGGATAGCCCTTTGGTGAAAACCAGCGCGGTAATGACCAGGATAGGGAAAACGACGAAGAGAGATAGAATATCCATGGTGATGCGTTAATTAGTCCATAAGTAAATAAACACCGCGGCAAACACGACCACCCCGCCTATGAAGCCGAAGGCGTAATCCTGCAACCTGCCAGACTGCACGCCCATTATTTTTCTGGAGAGGCTCATGGTCTTGTTACCAATGCCCTCCATGGTGCCGTCCACCACTTTTTTGTCAAAGAAGGCGATAGGCCCAGAGATGCGCTTGAAGATGATTTGCCGGGTGACAAACAGGTAGAACTCGTCTAAGTAGAACTTGTGACTGGTCCACCGGTAGAACCCGCCAAAGGCGTTAG
This Rufibacter radiotolerans DNA region includes the following protein-coding sequences:
- a CDS encoding acetate--CoA ligase family protein; this encodes MITEQLLNPRSIAIIGASNDISKPGGKVLHNILAHGFEGQLYGVNPKEQQVQGIACYPACAALPEVDLAIIAVAAQYVEEALSTLAFEKNCKAFILFSAGFSETGPQGEALEKRCVEIVNAVGGTLIGPNCIGVLTQKYKGVFAGPVPEYDAMGCDCVSASGATMVYLLEMAIPRGLKFRDIFSVGNSAQIGVEDVLQYWDETFDPETSSRVKLLYMEQIADPKRFLKHAWSLVQKGCRIAAIKAGSTEAGSRAVSSHTGALAGSNTAVSALFRKAGIIRCYSRIELVYVAAIFSIKPLKGDRLAVITHAGGPGVMLTDILVKGGMQVPHLEGPKADALLSRLYPGSSVANPIDFLATGNATQLGEILDFVENEFDEIDGAVVVFGTTGMWRVDDVYQVLHEKIRSCRKPIFPILPSAIQAAEEVSHFQAMGHVNFTDEVSFGYVLTRVNKMQPLYPDPVLPAVDTQKIRQIVEKNPAGYLSPAQVFELLEAAGIVTVRQATVMSKEAAIAQGEAIGFPLVMKVVGPVHKSDMGGVVTGVKSPEEVANTYATLMSLEGVEGVLLQQQVRGIEVYMGAKAEDAYGHQILCGLGGIFVEVFKDVSAALAPVGREEATRMIRRLKSYPIIQGVRGKEGVSEELLVATLMKLSALLQAAPEITEMDINPLLGTPQALVAVDARILIG
- a CDS encoding NADH-quinone oxidoreductase subunit N; this translates as MDTSSLLLMRQEVLLLGIALLLVIAEIFIPSHRKSSTVHLAILLFGVHTALGFLPIAEDSLFGGMFRTNSLIHFFKNVLNIGVLVLLLQSADWLQEKIVKQNRGTEFFILLFFSLLGMYFMISAGDFLMFYIGLELSTLPVAALASYELMKRSSSEAGIKLILSAALASGVSLFGISMLYATTGSIYFNDVAQVITTAHLSVLGFVLFFAGLAFKISLVPFHFWTADVYEGAPISVASYLSAISKGAAAFILMILLFTVLKPLMPVWENLIYVVALATMFLGNLFALRQQNMKRFLAFSSISQAGFILLGLITGTQLGTATVVYFVMIYIFSNLAAFGVVQAISLQTGKENMDDYNGLYRTNPKLSLVMMLALFSLAGIPPVAGFFGKFFLFTAAASEGYYLLVFLAVVNVTISLFYYLLVVRAMFLRKSDNPIPLFQNKIYMRLGLTITVIGILVLGLYSPLYDYIFELSGVFN
- a CDS encoding complex I subunit 4 family protein, which translates into the protein MDILSLFVVFPILVITALVFTKGLSRARLVSMVGSLIQLGMAIHLLYAYIQERAVNESVMLFTRDEVWFRHFNIHYSIGVDGISVALILLTAIIVLAGVFISWEIEELPKEFFISLLVLSTGVYGFFISIDLFTMFVFYEIAVIPMYLLIGIWGSGPKEYSAMKLTLMLMGASAVLMVGILGIYFNSNADGGPLTFNILEIAKVSIPVEAQRLFFPLTFIGFAVLGALFPFHTWSPDGHASAPTAVSMLHAGVLMKLGGYGVFRVAMFLLPAGAIEWSWFFIILSATGVVYGAFAAIKQTDLKYINAYSSVSHLGMVLFSLLMLNKTAWNGAILQSLSHGFMTALFFALIGMIYSRTHTRDITKLGGLLKVIPFISVIYVIAGMASLGLPGFSGFVAEMNIFVGAFQREEMFYRVATILSVSAIVITAVYILRVVGIMLMGPVKNPEFNDLPQATWYETTGILLLLIPIVAIGVAPFWLSEMITKSIQPFIQGVL